In Trifolium pratense cultivar HEN17-A07 linkage group LG7, ARS_RC_1.1, whole genome shotgun sequence, a genomic segment contains:
- the LOC123896365 gene encoding uncharacterized protein LOC123896365 — protein MTTTEDSSNTTPPPTPTHSTGRNSSHTTPSATSVPVPIHPALTVPNITNFIKITLSMENGQYNTWSELFKIHARVFEVIDHIIPPSPTTKPETPSLKESDYQLWRRLDAVVLQWIYGTISNDLLNTIIEHDSTAELAWNRLFDIFYDNKNSRALYLEQEFSRTHMEQFSNASAYCQLISAKK, from the coding sequence ATGACTACCACTGAAGATTCATCCAACACCACCCCTCCTCCCACACCCACTCATTCTACTGGCCGAAATTCATCTCACACCACTCCTTCCGCAACCTCTGTGCCTGTCCCTATTCATCCTGCCCTAACAGTGCCCAACATCACTAACTTCATCAAAATCACTTTAAGCATGGAGAATGGACAGTACAACACCTGGTCTGAACTGTTCAAGATTCATGCTCGTGTCTTTGAAGTGATTGATCATATAATTCCACCTTCACCCACCACCAAACCTGAGACTCCCTCTCTCAAAGAATCAGATTACCAATTGTGGCGACGACTCGATGCCGTTGTTTTACAGTGGATTTACGGCACGATCTCTAATGACCTCCTTAATACCATCATAGAGCATGACTCTACAGCAGAACTTGCTTGGAACAGGTTATTCGATATTTTCTATGATAACAAAAATTCTAGGGCTCTCTATCTAGAGCAAGAATTTTCGCGCACGCATATGGAACAGTTCTCCAATGCGTCGGCATACTGTCAActgataagtgccaaaaagtag
- the LOC123896366 gene encoding transcription repressor OFP5-like: MMKWGGKKSSSSSSSSAFSWLSKLKHIRINSDSNHEKIKHKEKQISPPSCFDIGGKNGNKNGRRKSQSKLNLKEKDIIGLEDERKMVNDENGDYDREKEYENMRRRFERKAQQVLEEQLLKLEKEAKEVEEKNSMFQDESPRTICTPRKTHSFGSSRLRNVRENHFEKSEIESSQRKKQSYDDEKQSFLKQNEELKKIKIQEKQRRKIKKVSRVKIYSPRMVSKVEISRIKALEEMRNKAKQKMKKEEIMDEIISTNPELDSFAVIKCSLNPKQDFRDSMIEMIEEKQISKAEEMEELLACYLTLNADEYHDLIIKVFRQVWFDMSQYGFGVNSEMQLGCYE, from the coding sequence ATGATGAAATGGGGTGGGAAAaaatcttcttcatcttcttcttctagtGCTTTTTCTTGGCTTTCTAAGTTAAAACATATAAGAATCAATTCTGATTCTAATCATGAAAAAATTAAGCACAAGGAAAAACAGATTTCTCCACCTTCATGTTTTGATATTGGTGGAAAAAATGGTAACAAAAATGGAAGAAGAAAATCACAAAGTAAACTCAATTTGAAAGAGAAGGATATTATTGGTTTAGAAGATGAGAGAAAAATGGTGAATGATGAGAATGGTGATTATGATAGAGAAAAGGAATATGAAAATATGAGAAGAAGATTTGAGAGAAAAGCTCAACAAGTTCTGGAAGAACAACTTTTGAAATTagaaaaagaagcaaaagaagttgaagaaaaaaattctaTGTTTCAAGATGAATCACCAAGAACAATTTGTACACCAAGAAAAACACATTCTTTTGGTTCTTCTAGACTAAGAAATGTTCGAGAAAATCATTTCGAGAAAAGCGAAATTGAATCGTCTCAGAGGAAGAAACAGAGTTATGATGATGAGAAGCAGagttttttgaaacaaaatgaAGAGTTGAAGAAGATAAAGATTCAAGAAAAACAAAGGAGGAAAATAAAGAAAGTTTCAAGGGTGAAAATATATTCACCAAGAATGGTTTCAAAAGTTGAAATAAGTAGAATAAAAGCATTAGAAGAAATGAGGAACAAAGcaaaacaaaagatgaagaaagaagaaattatgGATGAAATAATTAGTACTAATCCAGAATTAGATAGTTTTGCTGTGATAAAATGTTCATTAAATCCAAAGCAAGATTTTAGAGATTCAATGATTGAAATGATTGAAGAGAAACAGATTAGTAAAGCAGAAGAAATGGAAGAATTGTTGGCATGTTATTTGACTTTGAATGCTGATGAGTATCATGATCTCATAATCAAAGTTTTTAGACAGGTATGGTTTGATATGAGTCAATATGGTTTTGGTGTTAATTCAGAAATGCAATTGGGTTGCTATGAATGA
- the LOC123895555 gene encoding U-box domain-containing protein 17, whose amino-acid sequence MASGAIFSSLRRRRSPTLEAFLAPVDLSDVALVQTLVTVVNELVCCFSKRSFFFQRKNTRSLVRKIEVFQVLLEYLNDSGSCSGSGFPPTALLCLKELYLLLYRSKILLDYCAQSSKLWLLLQNHSISGHFHDLNQEISTLLDVFPVKDVGLSKDVREQVELLLKQSRRAKLFIDMEDDALRIRFFSFLDEFENGRIPDSAELRSFYVDKLQVIDAASCRTEIEALEEQIVNHEGDIEPTISVLKGFVAMTRYCRFLIFGFEEDELDLENGSQKKNPKKGLITQEIADTFLTVPKDFCCPISLDLMRDPVIISTGQTYDRSSISRWMDEGHTTCPKTGQTLAHTRLVPNRALRNLIVQWCSAHGIPLDPPEVMDAMGEAFASACPTKAALEANRATANLLIQQLANGSQSGKTIAAREIRLLAKTGRENRAFLAEAGAIPYLRNLLASPSSVAQENSVTALLNLSIYDKNKSRIMDETGCLGSIVAVLRFGHTTEARENAAATLFSLSAVHDYKKIIADETGAVEALAGLLQDGTPRGKKDAVTALFNLSTHTENCVRMIEAGAVTALVEALGNEGVAEEAAGALALIVRQPFGAKAVVSQDEAVAGLIGMMRCGTPRGKENAVAALLELCRSGGSAATERVVKAPALAGLLQTLLFTGTKRARRKAASLARVFQRCENASLHFGGLGVGYAYASNSAQTRDSSFVSGDVSVPMSISVPVL is encoded by the coding sequence ATGGCTTCAGGGGCAATTTTCTCGTCGCTGCGGCGGCGAAGATCACCGACGTTGGAAGCTTTTCTTGCTCCGGTTGACTTAAGCGACGTTGCTTTGGTTCAGACTCTTGTAACGGTGGTGAACGAGCTTGTGTGTTGTTTTTCAAAGCgttcttttttctttcagaGGAAAAATACTCGTTCTTTGGTTAGAAAAATTGAGGTTTTTCAAGTTCTTTTGGAGTATTTGAATGATTCGGGTTCGTGTTCGGGTTCTGGTTTTCCACCTACAGCTTTGCTTTGTTTGAAGGAGCTTTATTTGTTGCTGTATAGGTCCAAGATTCTTCTTGATTACTGCGCGCAATCGAGTAAGTTATGGCTTTTGCTTCAGAATCATTCGATTTCGGGTCATTTTCATGATTTGAATCAAGAGATATCGACTCTTTTGGATGTTTTTCCTGTTAAGGATGTTGGTTTGAGTAAGGATGTTAGGGAACAGGTTGAGCTTTTGTTGAAGCAATCAAGGAGGGCTAAGCTATTTATAGATATGGAAGATGATGCTCTTAGGATTCGATTCTTTTCGTTTCTTGATGAGTTTGAGAATGGGAGGATTCCTGATTCGGCCGAATTGCGTTCTTTTTATGTTGATAAGTTGCAGGTTATTGATGCTGCTAGTTGTAGAACTGAAATTGAGGCTTTGGAGGAGCAGATTGTTAACCATGAGGGTGATATTGAGCCTACAATTTCGGTGCTTAAAGGGTTTGTAGCTATGACTCGGTATTGTAGGTTTTTGATTTTCGGATTTGAGGAAGATGAGCTTGATTTGGAAAATGGAAGTCAGAAGAAGAATCCTAAGAAGGGTTTGATTACTCAAGAGATTGCTGATACATTTTTAACTGTTCCAAAGGACTTTTGTTGTCCGATATCATTGGATTTGATGAGAGACCCGGTGATTATTTCCACGGGTCAAACTTATGATAGGAGTTCCATTTCTAGGTGGATGGATGAAGGGCATACAACTTGTCCGAAAACAGGTCAAACGCTTGCTCACACTCGTCTTGTCCCAAATCGTGCCTTGAGGAATTTGATTGTGCAGTGGTGTAGTGCTCACGGAATCCCCCTTGATCCACCAGAAGTTATGGATGCAATGGGTGAAGCTTTTGCATCTGCTTGTCCCACCAAAGCCGCCCTCGAAGCCAATAGAGCCACTGCAAATCTTCTCATTCAACAGCTAGCTAATGGATCACAATCTGGAAAGACTATTGCTGCTCGGGAGATTCGGTTGCTTGCTAAAACCGGCAGAGAAAATCGTGCCTTCCTTGCAGAAGCGGGAGCGATTCCTTATCTTCGGAACTTATTGGCGTCGCCTAGTTCTGTTGCTCAGGAGAATTCAGTTACTGCATTGCTCAACTTATCCATTTACGACAAGAACAAAAGCCGCATCATGGATGAGACAGGTTGTCTCGGATCAATTGTCGCCGTGTTGAGATTCGGGCATACAACAGAAGCAAGGGAAAACGCTGCTGCAACATTGTTCAGCTTATCAGCCGTCCATGACTATAAAAAGATAATCGCGGATGAGACCGGAGCCGTTGAAGCCTTGGCAGGGCTTTTGCAAGATGGGACTCCAAGAGGAAAGAAAGATGCAGTAACAGCTTTGTTCAATCTTTCGACACACACTGAGAATTGTGTTAGAATGATTGAGGCAGGAGCAGTAACAGCTCTAGTTGAGGCTTTGGGGAACGAAGGAGTTGCTGAGGAAGCAGCAGGTGCACTAGCCTTGATCGTCCGACAGCCTTTTGGAGCCAAAGCGGTAGTCAGTCAGGACGAGGCAGTAGCAGGATTGATAGGAATGATGCGTTGTGGAACACCACGGGGCAAAGAGAACGCAGTCGCAGCATTGCTCGAGTTATGTAGGAGTGGAGGTTCAGCTGCAACCGAAAGGGTGGTTAAGGCACCAGCTTTGGCCGGATTACTTCAAACCCTACTATTTACCGGGACAAAGCGAGCAAGACGAAAAGCCGCGTCACTTGCTAGAGTGTTTCAGAGATGTGAAAATGCATCTTTACATTTTGGCGGATTAGGTGTAGGCTATGCATATGCTAGCAATTCAGCTCAAACTAGGGATTCAAGCTTTGTTTCGGGTGATGTTTCAGTACCTATGTCCATCTCTGTACCTGTATTATAG
- the LOC123899060 gene encoding transmembrane protein 230, whose product MATRRVRYTPLASNEDDYISDQSRPFDPRFDYTPRALDRVPWKSIALALFLLFLGTGLLFLSYFIFTGHMGGERSQAYGLLALGFLSFLPGFYETRLAYYAWRGANGYRFSSIPDY is encoded by the exons ATGGCAACTAGACGTGTTCGTTACACCCCTCTTGCCTCGAACGAGGATGATTATATCAGTGACCAAAGTAGACCATTTGACCCTCGATTTGATTACACGCCGAGAGCCTTGGATAGAGTTCCCTGGAAATCTATTGCTCTTGCACTCTTCCTGTTATTTCTTGGTACAGGACTTCTGTTTCTTTCGTACTTTATTTTCACTGGCCATATGGGGGGAGAACGTTCTCAAGCTTATGGCCTTTTAGCATTAGGATTTCTGAGCTTTCTCCCAG GCTTTTACGAGACTCGTCTTGCATATTATGCATGGAGGGGCGCCAATGGATATCGCTTTTCCTCCATCCCTGACTACTAG